A window of the Desulforapulum autotrophicum HRM2 genome harbors these coding sequences:
- a CDS encoding DUF711 family protein has product MPGDTPMDKISALMRDTGTMAYRLNKPLTVRLFPVPGLKAGDMTAFESDDLCNCAVLAVP; this is encoded by the coding sequence ATACCAGGTGATACACCCATGGACAAAATTTCAGCCCTCATGAGAGATACCGGTACCATGGCATATCGTTTGAACAAGCCCTTAACCGTTCGGCTGTTTCCTGTACCGGGATTGAAAGCAGGTGACATGACTGCTTTTGAAAGTGATGATCTTTGCAATTGTGCAGTGCTCGCTGTCCCATAA
- the tnpB gene encoding IS66 family insertion sequence element accessory protein TnpB (TnpB, as the term is used for proteins encoded by IS66 family insertion elements, is considered an accessory protein, since TnpC, encoded by a neighboring gene, is a DDE family transposase.): MFLTSSNIRVYLAMGITDMRKSIDGLSILVSERLELDPFSGHLFVFCNRKRNMIKILYWDRNGFCLWHKRLEKHFFKWPTSKEEIMTIEKRELTWLMDGLNIYQKEAHNSLKYSTLY; encoded by the coding sequence ATGTTTTTGACCTCATCCAACATTCGGGTCTACCTGGCCATGGGCATTACCGACATGCGTAAATCCATTGACGGTTTGTCGATCCTGGTAAGTGAACGTCTGGAACTTGACCCCTTTTCCGGCCATCTGTTTGTTTTTTGCAATCGAAAACGCAATATGATTAAAATCCTTTATTGGGACAGGAATGGTTTTTGCCTGTGGCACAAAAGGCTGGAGAAACATTTCTTTAAATGGCCAACTTCCAAAGAGGAGATCATGACCATTGAGAAACGTGAACTCACCTGGTTGATGGATGGCCTCAATATTTATCAGAAAGAGGCCCACAATTCCTTGAAATATTCGACACTTTATTGA
- a CDS encoding amino acid ABC transporter permease, whose protein sequence is MLNYTFDWSVLWRQPYGAMMLSGIWTTLTLSLAAWCVAVVLGIGVAACRVFHNKCLRALGLGYVLVFRNIPFLVQLFFWYFAAPLLLPRSIQDWMYDTVPEYAFWCGATGLGMYTASRVAEQFRAGFLAISEDQYRAAYATGLRPAQVYGYVILPYAFRIIIPAFTTEFLTCFKNSALTMTIGVMEITHTAYIIDSFTWHGLETTTAASLCYLTIAQGVALVMWRIEKWTTIPGLIRRGG, encoded by the coding sequence TTGCTAAACTATACCTTTGACTGGTCCGTACTCTGGCGGCAGCCCTACGGCGCCATGATGCTCTCGGGAATCTGGACGACTTTAACTCTTTCCCTGGCTGCCTGGTGCGTGGCCGTGGTCCTGGGAATCGGGGTGGCTGCCTGCCGGGTGTTTCACAACAAATGTCTTCGAGCCTTGGGGCTTGGATACGTCCTGGTGTTTAGAAATATTCCGTTCCTGGTTCAGTTGTTTTTCTGGTATTTTGCGGCCCCGCTGCTCTTGCCCCGTTCTATCCAGGACTGGATGTATGACACTGTTCCGGAGTATGCCTTCTGGTGCGGGGCCACAGGACTTGGCATGTACACGGCCTCAAGGGTGGCCGAACAATTCCGGGCAGGGTTTCTTGCCATTTCAGAGGATCAGTACCGGGCTGCCTATGCCACGGGCTTAAGGCCGGCCCAGGTATACGGTTACGTAATTTTGCCCTACGCTTTCAGGATCATCATCCCGGCGTTTACCACAGAGTTTCTCACCTGTTTTAAAAATTCTGCCCTGACCATGACCATCGGTGTCATGGAGATCACCCATACGGCTTATATCATTGATTCCTTTACCTGGCACGGTCTGGAAACCACAACGGCCGCCAGCCTTTGCTACCTGACCATTGCCCAGGGCGTGGCCCTGGTGATGTGGCGCATCGAAAAATGGACGACGATTCCAGGCCTGATCCGGCGGGGGGGATGA
- a CDS encoding transporter substrate-binding domain-containing protein, with product MEKMMGVAVAAFYSLAILLGITGNMDHAVAGDENLLEKIEKSGEVHMGFREGSVPFGFIDKNGSWDGFGIDLGTEVVKDLEKKFNKPIKLVKHPMNPKTRITMVTNGMVAMGIGSTTITLAREEVVDFSLPYFLTGTRLLVPKDSPISSFADIGGKRVGMGSGSTANIKGMDRAIEQGLVKPACKKVLFEEHNKGFLALQQGKIDAYFTDASQLAGMRAKARNPQDWKIVGKYLTYEPYGFILPEGQGEWRDFVNASLIHMIKDGRFEVLYTKWFGPDGVVPLPMTDEYKVLLKSLSYPE from the coding sequence ATGGAAAAAATGATGGGCGTGGCCGTTGCGGCCTTTTACAGTCTGGCAATTCTACTTGGAATTACAGGAAACATGGATCATGCCGTTGCCGGGGATGAAAACCTGCTGGAAAAAATCGAAAAATCCGGTGAAGTTCACATGGGATTCCGGGAGGGTTCTGTGCCCTTTGGTTTTATTGATAAGAACGGTTCCTGGGACGGTTTCGGTATTGATCTGGGAACTGAAGTGGTTAAAGACCTGGAAAAAAAGTTCAACAAACCAATCAAGCTGGTCAAGCATCCCATGAATCCCAAAACCCGGATTACCATGGTAACCAACGGCATGGTAGCCATGGGCATCGGCTCTACCACCATTACCCTGGCCCGGGAAGAAGTGGTGGATTTCAGCCTGCCCTATTTTCTGACGGGTACCCGGCTTCTTGTGCCCAAAGACAGTCCCATTTCCTCTTTTGCCGATATTGGGGGCAAACGGGTGGGCATGGGCTCCGGTTCCACAGCCAATATAAAAGGAATGGACCGGGCCATTGAGCAGGGGCTTGTCAAACCGGCCTGCAAAAAAGTCCTGTTTGAGGAACACAATAAGGGGTTTCTTGCCCTTCAGCAGGGCAAGATTGATGCCTATTTCACGGATGCCAGCCAACTGGCCGGGATGCGGGCCAAGGCCAGAAATCCCCAGGATTGGAAAATCGTTGGCAAATACCTGACCTATGAACCCTATGGATTCATCCTGCCCGAAGGCCAGGGAGAATGGCGGGACTTTGTCAATGCTTCGTTGATCCACATGATCAAGGACGGCCGATTCGAGGTCTTGTACACCAAATGGTTCGGTCCAGACGGGGTGGTCCCCCTGCCCATGACCGACGAATACAAGGTGCTTCTCAAATCCTTAAGTTATCCTGAATAG
- a CDS encoding choice-of-anchor U domain-containing protein has translation MTTLNTSIRFAIIITCALFLIFAGCSSSNNDDDNSAELPPEDNTVAEFIYLGSSYTIDVSSHTSATVNEDSIAVFYPSDVAQENRPAGYDFPDGLISFTIENLNPAGGDTVTVVITFPTVFDADAKYYKVTNAGFEEYGGAVISGNQVTLTLTDNGIGDSDAIAGQITDPGGVAVPVGIGQTIENSQPMITLEQCVNTTTTYSQSRPALTALANGQYLAVWQSYIQDGDRYGIYAQRFDAAGVKLGVETLVNTTTEGMQQIPKAVGLHDGGYVILWLTTNGQFYGPGDLYFQRYNSDGLAVGDETLVGFTLTVGSTNKSIDITGLTGGGFVIAYTIYDHGGGEYVRYGIATQVFNAAGERIIAETIVNASADNHKHLPSVEALSDGGYVVAWQSYSASASLEDATRRIFFQRFDADGQPVGSETPVGTSTVGNQRFPDVAVFAAGGYVVVWEGNDLDGHQFDSDIAIRAQRFSASGEAIGPETQVNPLQNYDKGPVVSSFSDGGYIVAWESNRLWFDNPDDRMDIWARRFNASGSPMEDAFLVNLRTDYVQRTPAVAVLANDSYVVAWESLFTTDNRSEDVYARRLLTTGIAMGDENTSTTVDILPYAFDRDTDDVLSLYDCQIIEGDGSVSLVEGQIVFDPEMYFDYLAQGERTTVTLEIRVTDDSGEINAVSEPAVVDIIITGTNDLPVVTAPVTASATEEDLQFNVNLLENASDPDGDSLSVIALNLESGDATGVTVGTNALNINPADYVSLDEGESNVIEYSYTVFDGFQGVSQTASITITGLDDEPEPGPEDIQVNTCTDGDQRGPSVAVLSGGGYVVAWRSEDQDGDDDGIYFQRYNADGSELGDETLVNTTWEERQWQSEVSGLTDGGFVVTWRHDDGTAADNIYLQRFDASGEKVGSETRVNTTTTNYQSLPDVAGLNGGGYVVMWSSYVFNNSHDVHAQQYNAAGNAVGDETRINTTTENSQTPGGIIPLSDGGYLITWSSRDQDGDGNGVYFQRYDSSGITVDTETRVNTTTVNSQSGADAAALSDGGYVITWTSYEQDGFDGGIYHQRYVADGNTVGFETLVNTTTDNHQDFARVTGLSGGGYVVTWLSAFQDGSEYGVYSQRYGADGKPLGTETQVNTTTEGDQNGCSIAAINGGGYVITWESDGQDGDGYGIYLKQFDSNGEVVTVP, from the coding sequence ATGACCACTCTCAACACTTCGATTAGATTTGCAATTATTATCACATGTGCACTCTTTTTGATCTTTGCGGGATGCAGCAGCAGCAACAATGATGATGATAACTCTGCTGAACTCCCGCCGGAAGATAATACGGTGGCCGAATTTATTTATCTCGGCAGCAGTTACACCATTGATGTGTCTTCCCACACCAGTGCAACGGTCAACGAAGACTCAATTGCTGTCTTCTATCCCTCCGATGTGGCCCAGGAGAACCGGCCGGCGGGTTATGACTTCCCGGACGGACTGATTTCTTTTACCATAGAAAATTTAAATCCCGCCGGTGGCGATACCGTGACCGTTGTAATAACGTTTCCCACGGTTTTTGATGCCGATGCTAAATATTATAAGGTCACGAATGCGGGTTTCGAGGAGTACGGTGGCGCTGTTATCAGCGGCAATCAGGTGACGTTGACCTTAACTGATAACGGCATTGGGGATTCGGATGCCATAGCCGGGCAGATTACAGATCCGGGCGGTGTGGCGGTTCCCGTTGGAATCGGTCAAACCATCGAAAACAGTCAGCCGATGATCACCCTGGAACAGTGTGTCAATACAACAACGACTTACTCTCAATCACGCCCCGCATTAACAGCCCTTGCTAATGGTCAGTATCTGGCTGTCTGGCAATCCTACATTCAGGATGGCGACAGATACGGGATATACGCCCAGAGATTTGATGCCGCGGGTGTGAAACTGGGGGTGGAGACACTGGTGAACACGACAACTGAAGGAATGCAGCAAATTCCCAAGGCCGTCGGCTTGCATGATGGTGGGTATGTCATTCTGTGGTTGACTACGAATGGCCAGTTTTACGGGCCGGGTGATTTATATTTTCAGAGATACAATTCAGATGGCCTGGCCGTGGGAGATGAGACCCTGGTCGGTTTTACTCTGACTGTCGGATCTACAAATAAAAGTATTGACATCACCGGGTTAACCGGGGGCGGATTTGTTATTGCCTATACCATTTATGACCATGGTGGAGGGGAGTATGTGAGGTACGGAATCGCCACACAGGTGTTCAATGCCGCAGGTGAAAGGATCATCGCTGAAACCATTGTCAATGCCAGTGCCGATAATCATAAGCATCTTCCTTCTGTTGAAGCATTAAGTGACGGGGGATATGTCGTGGCCTGGCAATCCTATTCTGCATCTGCCTCCCTGGAAGATGCAACTCGACGAATCTTTTTTCAGCGCTTTGATGCCGACGGCCAGCCCGTCGGTAGCGAAACACCTGTGGGCACATCAACCGTGGGAAACCAGAGATTTCCGGATGTCGCGGTTTTCGCTGCCGGGGGATATGTTGTGGTATGGGAGGGTAATGATCTCGACGGCCACCAGTTTGACAGTGATATTGCCATTCGTGCGCAACGCTTCAGCGCTTCCGGGGAGGCCATTGGACCGGAAACGCAGGTGAATCCTTTACAAAATTACGATAAAGGTCCAGTTGTATCAAGTTTCAGTGACGGTGGTTATATCGTGGCATGGGAGTCAAACCGGTTGTGGTTTGATAACCCCGATGACCGAATGGATATATGGGCGAGACGCTTCAACGCTTCCGGCTCACCCATGGAAGATGCGTTTTTAGTCAATTTGCGAACTGATTATGTTCAAAGAACTCCTGCCGTTGCCGTCCTGGCCAATGACAGTTATGTCGTTGCCTGGGAATCGCTGTTCACGACCGATAACAGATCCGAAGATGTCTATGCGCGGCGGCTTCTCACTACCGGTATCGCCATGGGCGATGAGAATACATCAACCACAGTAGACATTTTACCTTATGCCTTTGACCGGGATACGGATGATGTCTTGAGTCTGTATGACTGTCAGATCATCGAGGGTGACGGCAGTGTCAGTCTCGTGGAAGGGCAAATCGTTTTTGATCCAGAGATGTATTTCGACTATCTCGCCCAGGGAGAACGCACTACGGTCACCCTTGAGATAAGGGTTACGGACGACTCGGGTGAAATTAACGCCGTCAGCGAGCCGGCCGTTGTGGATATTATCATCACCGGCACCAATGATCTTCCGGTGGTTACTGCCCCTGTGACCGCATCGGCAACCGAAGAGGATCTGCAATTCAATGTTAATCTGTTGGAAAATGCATCCGACCCTGATGGCGACAGCTTGAGCGTTATTGCCCTGAACCTTGAAAGCGGTGATGCCACTGGTGTTACCGTGGGAACCAATGCGCTCAACATCAACCCGGCAGACTATGTGTCTCTGGACGAGGGTGAAAGCAATGTCATCGAATACAGTTACACGGTGTTTGATGGCTTTCAGGGTGTTTCCCAAACAGCCTCCATCACCATCACCGGCCTCGACGATGAACCGGAACCTGGGCCAGAGGATATTCAGGTCAACACATGCACTGACGGCGATCAAAGGGGGCCTTCCGTTGCGGTCCTGAGCGGCGGCGGATATGTGGTGGCCTGGAGATCCGAAGACCAGGATGGAGATGACGACGGTATTTATTTTCAGCGCTACAATGCCGATGGCAGTGAACTTGGGGATGAAACATTGGTCAACACAACCTGGGAGGAAAGACAGTGGCAATCGGAAGTCAGCGGCCTGACCGATGGGGGCTTTGTCGTCACCTGGAGACACGATGATGGCACGGCTGCGGACAACATCTATCTCCAGCGCTTTGATGCATCCGGCGAGAAGGTCGGCAGTGAGACCCGAGTGAATACAACCACAACCAATTACCAGTCTCTCCCGGACGTGGCGGGGTTGAACGGCGGTGGTTATGTGGTCATGTGGTCCTCCTATGTGTTTAACAATTCCCATGATGTGCATGCACAGCAATACAATGCCGCTGGCAACGCTGTCGGGGACGAGACCCGGATCAATACCACCACGGAAAACTCTCAGACCCCGGGAGGCATTATCCCATTGAGCGATGGCGGCTACCTGATCACCTGGAGTTCCAGGGATCAGGACGGGGATGGCAACGGCGTATATTTTCAACGCTATGACAGCAGCGGCATTACGGTCGATACCGAGACCCGGGTCAATACCACCACGGTTAATTCCCAATCGGGTGCTGACGCTGCGGCTTTGAGCGACGGGGGATATGTCATCACCTGGACTTCCTATGAACAGGATGGTTTTGATGGCGGCATTTATCATCAACGCTATGTTGCTGATGGCAATACTGTCGGCTTTGAAACCCTGGTCAATACCACCACAGACAACCATCAGGATTTTGCCCGTGTAACAGGACTGAGCGGCGGTGGGTATGTTGTCACCTGGCTCTCTGCATTTCAGGATGGCAGTGAATACGGTGTCTATTCACAGCGCTATGGTGCTGATGGAAAACCGCTCGGTACCGAAACCCAGGTAAATACGACAACGGAGGGAGACCAGAACGGTTGTTCCATCGCCGCAATCAATGGGGGAGGCTACGTTATAACATGGGAATCCGACGGCCAGGATGGTGATGGGTATGGTATTTATCTCAAGCAGTTTGATTCAAACGGTGAAGTGGTAACTGTCCCCTGA
- the tnpC gene encoding IS66 family transposase, whose protein sequence is MIIEANIASEKVNELQKIIDSYLRKEKEYLSEIDILNEQIRCLKDKLFGRKSEKKPVDDKQLSLFDLPEENFSIVEEPEEDDEIVVPSHKRKKRGRKPIPEDLPRIEVIHDIDEAEKLCKCGCLKTCIGEEVSEQLDIVPSKIQVIRNVRPKYACKKCEGVESDGPTVAIARLPEQIIPKCIGTPGLIAFVITAKFVDALPFYRQEKQFLRIGVKISRATMCNWAQKICESCEILFAMLKNEILSGPLIQIDETPVQVLNEPGKKNTTKSYMWVFRGGSHEHPGLLFEYHPTRAGDAAVAFLQGYTGVVQTDGYSGYGFLDNESNISHMGCWAHARRKFMDVVKAGGTNKNGKPRAGAADQALKYIRKLYRIEKEAKLIELTGEDLVQERQAKAKPVLDEFKRWLDVKIEEVPPKSLLGKAIGYALNQWHRLIVYVETSHVTPDNNMAENSIRPFTIGRKNWLFSGAPEGATASAGIYSLIETAKANGLEPYWYLRFLFENLPQAMTEADYKALLPQYLTPSQLSGPPKIS, encoded by the coding sequence ATGATTATCGAAGCCAACATAGCCTCTGAAAAGGTTAATGAATTACAGAAAATAATCGATTCCTACTTAAGAAAGGAAAAAGAATATTTATCTGAAATCGACATCCTTAATGAACAAATTCGTTGTCTTAAAGACAAACTCTTTGGCCGTAAAAGTGAAAAGAAGCCAGTTGACGACAAACAACTCTCTCTGTTTGATCTACCGGAAGAAAATTTTTCGATAGTAGAAGAGCCTGAAGAGGACGATGAAATTGTTGTTCCAAGCCACAAACGCAAAAAGCGTGGACGCAAGCCCATCCCTGAGGACCTTCCCCGGATAGAGGTTATCCATGATATAGATGAGGCCGAAAAGCTTTGTAAATGCGGTTGTTTGAAAACATGCATTGGAGAAGAAGTATCTGAGCAACTCGATATTGTTCCTTCAAAAATCCAGGTCATTCGCAACGTCCGTCCTAAATATGCCTGTAAAAAGTGTGAAGGGGTTGAAAGCGATGGTCCCACAGTTGCCATTGCACGGCTCCCTGAACAGATTATTCCCAAATGTATTGGAACGCCGGGCCTGATTGCCTTTGTTATAACTGCCAAATTTGTCGATGCTTTACCCTTTTATCGTCAGGAAAAGCAATTTCTGAGAATCGGGGTAAAGATCTCCAGGGCAACCATGTGCAACTGGGCACAAAAAATATGCGAAAGTTGTGAAATACTTTTTGCAATGCTCAAAAACGAAATCCTTTCGGGACCATTAATCCAGATCGACGAGACTCCGGTCCAGGTTCTCAACGAGCCTGGAAAAAAGAACACAACTAAATCCTATATGTGGGTATTTCGAGGAGGGTCCCATGAGCATCCCGGTCTCCTTTTTGAATACCACCCCACCCGTGCAGGTGATGCTGCTGTTGCGTTTTTGCAGGGATATACAGGTGTTGTTCAGACAGATGGGTATTCTGGCTATGGCTTTCTGGATAATGAGTCAAATATCTCTCACATGGGGTGCTGGGCACATGCACGCCGTAAATTCATGGATGTCGTTAAGGCTGGTGGAACAAATAAGAATGGCAAACCCAGAGCTGGTGCTGCCGATCAGGCGCTGAAATACATCCGGAAGCTCTATAGAATTGAAAAAGAAGCTAAACTGATCGAGTTAACCGGTGAAGACCTTGTCCAGGAACGACAGGCAAAGGCCAAACCGGTACTGGATGAATTCAAACGCTGGTTGGATGTCAAAATTGAAGAGGTTCCACCCAAAAGTTTATTGGGAAAAGCTATTGGCTACGCCTTAAATCAGTGGCACAGACTCATTGTATATGTCGAAACGAGTCATGTAACCCCTGACAACAATATGGCTGAAAACAGCATCAGGCCCTTTACGATAGGTCGAAAAAATTGGTTATTTTCGGGAGCACCAGAGGGAGCAACCGCCAGTGCAGGAATCTACAGCCTTATTGAAACTGCCAAAGCAAATGGCCTTGAGCCATATTGGTATCTTCGCTTCCTTTTTGAAAATCTTCCCCAGGCCATGACTGAGGCAGATTATAAAGCCTTGTTGCCACAGTATCTGACACCGTCCCAACTCTCAGGCCCACCTAAAATCTCATAA
- a CDS encoding MBL fold metallo-hydrolase produces the protein MKPKLEISVLCEDQVMMGFKDRIFKGAHGLSLFIRAEQNILFDTGPSDVFLDNAALLGLDLDALEWIALSHGHWDHADGLAFLAGQIKKTKLIAHPAVFTDRHKPTGEFNGMSLSREALEASFDLELSEGPRQLTPTVYFLGQVPRSNGFESVSTQFYQLVNGKQAPDFLEDDTALAVKTDQGCVVIAGCAHAGICNICEHAKAVTGQDRIHMVMGGFHLLGSEDQLSRTVEYFKAHPVDRLLPMHCTGFDALCRFHRELGAEKIATGQTICIA, from the coding sequence ATGAAACCAAAACTTGAGATCAGCGTATTATGTGAAGACCAGGTAATGATGGGATTCAAGGACCGGATTTTCAAAGGGGCCCATGGCCTCTCCCTGTTCATCCGGGCTGAGCAGAACATCCTTTTTGATACCGGTCCCTCGGATGTATTCCTTGACAATGCAGCCCTCCTGGGTCTGGACCTTGACGCCCTGGAATGGATCGCCCTAAGCCACGGTCACTGGGACCATGCCGACGGTCTTGCCTTTCTGGCAGGTCAGATCAAAAAAACAAAACTGATTGCCCACCCGGCCGTATTTACGGACCGGCACAAGCCCACCGGGGAATTCAACGGCATGTCCCTTTCCAGAGAGGCACTTGAGGCCTCCTTTGACTTGGAATTATCTGAAGGCCCCAGGCAGTTGACACCCACCGTTTATTTCCTGGGCCAGGTCCCCCGGTCCAATGGGTTTGAATCGGTGTCCACCCAATTTTACCAGCTTGTGAATGGGAAACAGGCCCCGGATTTTCTTGAAGATGATACTGCCCTGGCCGTTAAAACCGATCAGGGCTGCGTGGTCATTGCCGGATGCGCCCATGCTGGAATATGCAATATCTGTGAACATGCCAAAGCCGTGACCGGGCAGGACCGGATTCACATGGTCATGGGTGGGTTCCATCTCCTGGGGTCCGAAGATCAGCTAAGTCGGACCGTTGAATATTTTAAGGCCCATCCTGTGGACCGTCTGCTACCCATGCACTGTACGGGTTTTGACGCCCTGTGCCGGTTTCACCGGGAACTGGGAGCTGAAAAGATTGCTACAGGCCAGACCATATGCATAGCCTAA
- the tnpA gene encoding IS66 family insertion sequence element accessory protein TnpA, producing the protein MTGTLQVQDTIEQSISDDERKQFWKSHIASWSPSGLSQAEYCRRNDLNIPRFRYWKRRFRKENLPLEFVQIPSVPVKSTRLFQQTGNPSLRITMNSEFTIEVLDDFSPVTLEKVILTLKGM; encoded by the coding sequence ATGACGGGAACTTTACAGGTGCAGGATACGATAGAGCAATCGATTTCTGATGATGAACGTAAACAGTTTTGGAAGTCCCATATAGCGTCCTGGTCCCCATCAGGATTAAGCCAGGCGGAATATTGCAGAAGAAACGATTTAAATATACCCCGTTTCAGATACTGGAAACGTAGGTTTCGCAAAGAAAATTTACCTTTGGAATTTGTTCAGATTCCTTCAGTGCCTGTTAAATCAACTCGGCTGTTTCAGCAAACTGGCAATCCTTCTCTTCGAATCACTATGAACTCTGAATTTACCATTGAAGTTCTGGATGATTTTTCACCGGTGACTCTTGAGAAGGTTATTTTGACCTTAAAGGGAATGTGA
- a CDS encoding amino acid ABC transporter ATP-binding protein, translating to MIEIKNLGLTYGSYQALAHVSVTIEAGTTLVICGPSGSGKSTLLRCINGLERYQSGEIFVDKVPVQGRDTDIYALRSRIGMVFQHFELYPHKTVLDNLTLAPVKVKKMSRVKAREKALALLDQVGIADQALKYPATLSGGQQQRAAIARALAMEPEVMLFDEPTSALDPEMIKEVLGVIASLSRSGMTMVVVTHEMGFARRAADEIVFMDQGRIVEKNNARDFFSHPVHERTRQFLGKVMHEPFDGIG from the coding sequence ATGATTGAAATCAAGAATCTTGGTCTGACATACGGCAGCTACCAGGCCCTTGCCCATGTGTCTGTCACTATTGAAGCAGGCACAACCCTGGTCATCTGCGGTCCAAGCGGATCGGGAAAATCCACATTGCTTCGGTGCATCAACGGCCTGGAACGATACCAATCCGGTGAAATCTTTGTGGACAAGGTCCCTGTCCAGGGCAGGGATACGGATATCTATGCCCTGCGTTCGCGCATCGGCATGGTATTCCAGCATTTTGAGCTGTATCCCCACAAGACTGTACTGGACAACCTCACCCTTGCCCCTGTGAAGGTTAAAAAGATGTCCCGGGTCAAGGCCCGGGAAAAGGCGCTGGCCCTGCTGGACCAGGTGGGTATCGCGGATCAAGCCCTCAAATACCCGGCCACGCTTTCGGGCGGCCAGCAGCAGCGGGCCGCCATTGCCCGCGCTTTGGCCATGGAACCTGAGGTAATGCTCTTTGACGAACCCACATCGGCCCTGGATCCGGAAATGATTAAAGAAGTCCTTGGAGTCATTGCCAGCCTGTCCCGGTCCGGCATGACCATGGTGGTGGTCACCCATGAAATGGGGTTTGCGCGCAGGGCCGCAGATGAAATTGTGTTTATGGACCAGGGCCGGATTGTGGAAAAGAATAATGCCCGGGACTTTTTTTCCCACCCGGTTCATGAACGGACCCGGCAGTTCCTGGGTAAGGTGATGCACGAACCGTTTGATGGAATCGGATAA
- a CDS encoding amino acid ABC transporter permease, producing MDVSVIYDNLGYMAGGLWLTFEIAVMAITGGLVWGILLGLGRLSSIRLVYYPASIYIHFFRGIPLILVIFWIYFLVPVFLGRSLGELPAVVLSFILYEAAYFAEIIRAGIQAVPVGQKRAGLATGLRPWDLTVHVILPQALSKMVPALITHCVVVFQDTSLAYVIGLREFLRRVNLVDAREARSVELYLFAACVYFIICTLGSFLGHYLEHRSKAKEASYD from the coding sequence ATGGACGTTTCCGTTATTTATGACAACCTGGGGTATATGGCCGGCGGGCTGTGGTTGACCTTTGAAATAGCGGTCATGGCCATCACAGGCGGCCTTGTCTGGGGAATCCTTTTGGGTCTTGGCCGGCTTTCCTCCATCCGGCTGGTCTATTATCCGGCCAGTATCTATATTCATTTTTTCCGGGGAATTCCATTGATCCTGGTGATTTTCTGGATTTATTTTCTGGTCCCGGTGTTCCTGGGTCGATCCCTGGGGGAACTGCCTGCAGTGGTCCTCTCGTTTATCCTGTATGAAGCCGCCTATTTTGCCGAAATCATCCGGGCGGGCATTCAGGCAGTCCCTGTTGGCCAGAAAAGGGCAGGCCTTGCAACGGGACTTCGGCCCTGGGACCTGACCGTTCATGTGATCCTGCCCCAGGCCTTGAGCAAAATGGTTCCGGCCCTCATCACCCATTGCGTGGTGGTTTTCCAGGACACTTCCCTGGCCTATGTCATCGGGCTTCGGGAGTTCCTGCGCCGGGTCAATCTGGTGGATGCCCGGGAAGCCCGATCCGTTGAACTCTACTTGTTTGCAGCATGTGTTTATTTTATCATATGCACCTTGGGATCGTTCCTGGGTCATTACCTGGAACACCGGTCCAAGGCAAAGGAAGCTTCTTATGATTGA